A segment of the Candidatus Afararchaeum irisae genome:
TAGCCTCGATAAGACGCTACTGTCAAGCGGTTTCTAACTTAGCTAAAGACAGATGGTGTGCGCCCATACGGGAAACAAAAGTAAGCGTGGACTACCGTCCGACGTAAAACCAAGGTAATTCCAAATCCGACACTTAGTGTCGGATAGGGATAACAGGGGCTTGGCACTCCTAGTAGATGTCGGCTACAAACCTTAGATTCCCAACCATCCGATTGACGGGAGTAACATAAGAACCTCGGGAATCCCCGTCCTTCAGGGGTGGATGTCAAAATACAGAAGTCTCATCTATATGTGCCAGATGACATGACGGACGAGAAGGAGATCGCCGACTTCGAGTCGGTCTACGCCCTCACATCCAACCTCGGGAGCTTCGACCTCTCTTTTAAGAGGGGGAGAGTAATACTCAGCACGAGACGTCTCGTGATAGTCGGAAACGACGAGAAGAGAGCCGTTCCCCTCCGTAGTATACTCCAGGTCAGGCTTCGTCAGACACCCACGGAGAAGGACGAGGAGGCTGTCCTCGTGAAGTACGGTGACGGGGACAGCAAGGAAGCAGCCGTAGTAAAGTCAAATCCCGACGTGGTTCACAGGTTCTACGAGGTACTCAACAGGCTCCTTCTCAGCGGAAGAGAGGTCTACGTCGAAGACCCCGTCGAGATCGGCGGACGACGTATGGCTACTTCTTGGGAGAGAACCCGTCTACGTATAGAGGACGGTACCGTACTCCTAGAGGACACGACTCGTATAGACCCCGATGAGGTTCAGAGTCTCCGAGTGAAGAAGACGAAGGTGGACTCGATAGACAGTACGGGTAAGTCTCTGACCGTCAGGTATCTCAGGAGGGTAAACGCGGAGGACGAGAGTAGATCAGTGACTACTCGGATATTCCACACTAACGAGCGTTTCGTGAGGCTTCTCTACTACTTCGCGGGCAGAAGATACCACGACGTAGTCGACGATATTAAGACAGTATCCGTCTCGGAGAGACAGGAGAGGATACTCTCGGCTCTCTACTCGGGTCTCACAGCCGAGGAGACTCGTGAGACAGTGGCGAGGACGGTGAAGACAGAAGGAACGGAAGAGGACGACGATGACGATAAAGAAGACACGAGGAGTTTCGGCGAACTCGTGAGTGACCTCAAAGACAAGGATCTCGTGGGGAGGGATGACAGAGGTGTCAGAACTACCATGAAAGGAAACGTATACGTCAATACAGTCTATGACTTCGGTCTCGGCTGACCCGACCTCAGGTATAAGTATCACCGCCGAGTAGTTGAGGTATGTCCTCCGAACTAGCACAACAGAAATGTGAGCCGTGTCAGGGCGGCGTTCCGCCGATGGAAAGCGACGAGATCCACGAGTACCTCGACCAGGTAGGCGACTGGGAGAACGTCGACGACCACCACATACAGAGGAAATTTGAGTTCGACGACTTCCGCGACGCCTTAGAGTTCACGTACGATGTCGGTGAGT
Coding sequences within it:
- a CDS encoding CheF family chemotaxis protein, with the protein product MTDEKEIADFESVYALTSNLGSFDLSFKRGRVILSTRRLVIVGNDEKRAVPLRSILQVRLRQTPTEKDEEAVLVKYGDGDSKEAAVVKSNPDVVHRFYEVLNRLLLSGREVYVEDPVEIGGRRMATSWERTRLRIEDGTVLLEDTTRIDPDEVQSLRVKKTKVDSIDSTGKSLTVRYLRRVNAEDESRSVTTRIFHTNERFVRLLYYFAGRRYHDVVDDIKTVSVSERQERILSALYSGLTAEETRETVARTVKTEGTEEDDDDDKEDTRSFGELVSDLKDKDLVGRDDRGVRTTMKGNVYVNTVYDFGLG
- a CDS encoding 4a-hydroxytetrahydrobiopterin dehydratase; translation: MSSELAQQKCEPCQGGVPPMESDEIHEYLDQVGDWENVDDHHIQRKFEFDDFRDALEFTYDVGELAEEEGHHPDIYLEYGTAEVKFWTHKIDGLHEADFVMAAKVDEIYDDYS